Proteins from a genomic interval of Microbacterium esteraromaticum:
- a CDS encoding glycosyltransferase family 2 protein, giving the protein MHETDHPSPDGVSFVMPVLNERDYLEHAVRSVLEQDVDGPTELVLALGPSTDGTTELAQRLAAADTRVHLVDNPAAHIPVGLNAAIRASRYPTVIRVDAHSELSPGYARQALETLERTGAANVGGVMRADGRTPFQSAVARLYNSPVGLGGGAYHGSEREGEAESAYLGVMRREVLDEVGLFDESIRRGEDWELNLRIREAGHLVWFDPRLSVTYWPRENWWRLARQFRATGAWRGELVRRFGRSNGLRFFAPPALVLVTALALIVGVLQLTGVLHGLPGVLASIVYVPLIAYAVLVLVVALSGHRGLRERLWTLAVLPTMHFAWGLGFLAGVLRGAGDTVDASRLGDRNTPLP; this is encoded by the coding sequence GTGCACGAGACAGACCATCCATCGCCCGACGGGGTCTCCTTCGTCATGCCCGTGCTCAACGAACGCGACTACCTCGAGCACGCCGTGCGCTCCGTGCTCGAACAGGACGTCGACGGCCCGACCGAGCTCGTGCTCGCCCTGGGCCCTTCTACGGACGGCACCACCGAGCTCGCGCAGCGCCTCGCCGCCGCCGACACACGCGTGCATCTGGTCGACAACCCCGCCGCGCACATCCCGGTCGGTCTGAACGCCGCCATCCGTGCCAGCCGCTACCCCACGGTCATCCGCGTCGATGCGCATTCCGAGCTCTCGCCCGGCTATGCACGGCAGGCGCTGGAGACGCTGGAGCGCACCGGCGCGGCGAACGTCGGTGGCGTGATGCGCGCCGACGGGCGCACCCCGTTTCAGAGCGCCGTGGCGCGCCTGTACAACTCCCCCGTCGGGCTCGGCGGCGGCGCCTACCACGGCAGCGAGCGCGAGGGCGAGGCCGAGTCCGCCTATCTCGGTGTGATGCGCCGCGAGGTGCTCGACGAGGTCGGCCTGTTCGATGAGTCGATCCGTCGCGGCGAGGACTGGGAGCTGAACCTGCGCATCCGTGAGGCGGGTCATCTGGTCTGGTTCGACCCGCGACTCTCGGTCACCTACTGGCCGCGCGAGAACTGGTGGCGCCTGGCGCGCCAGTTCCGCGCCACCGGGGCCTGGCGCGGCGAACTGGTGCGTCGTTTCGGACGCAGCAACGGCCTGCGGTTCTTCGCCCCACCCGCGTTGGTGCTCGTCACGGCGCTTGCTCTGATCGTGGGCGTGCTGCAGCTGACGGGCGTGCTGCACGGCCTTCCGGGTGTGCTCGCCTCGATCGTGTACGTGCCCTTGATCGCATACGCCGTACTCGTGCTCGTTGTCGCACTGTCGGGGCACCGCGGACTGCGAGAACGCCTCTGGACGCTGGCCGTGCTACCGACCATGCACTTCGCCTGGGGGCTCGGCTTCCTCGCCGGGGTGCTGCGCGGCGCCGGCGACACCGTCGATGCCTCACGGCTCGGCGACCGCAATACCCCGCTGCCCTGA
- a CDS encoding CDP-glycerol glycerophosphotransferase family protein yields the protein MGVVSDGKKAYRLLRKALASRAAVQRVRRTLAQREPHPRDTYKIAVYFADGAVNMYQMRQWYRPLAQLAERWPVVVLSRSATGAEQLIAEDGPPVAFVPTVRNLEKFIAKQDIRIVLYVNQNTRNFQMFRYGRRWHVFINHGESDKMYMTTNQYKAYDYALVAGQAARDRLSRTLWDYDIDRRTIEIGRPQADHYSGTLPYTPDERTVVLYAPTWEGDRPSAHYGSIATHGETLVRGLLATGRHRLIYRPHPRSGVVDDAYGAAHQRILTAIAEANATDATAHHIYDDGPELGWQLAAADVAIVDISAMVYDRLASGKPLLITRPDDERASIDTKGYLSACEWLTVDGAGDIVAEVDRVRGDEAAIERLDTWVTHYFGDTTPGAATAKFHAAIEQLMQKWDHWHARDNMPAAEASEHDTADLDEDAV from the coding sequence ATGGGTGTCGTCTCGGATGGAAAGAAGGCTTACCGGCTGCTGAGAAAGGCACTCGCCTCTCGCGCCGCGGTGCAGCGGGTCAGGCGAACTCTGGCGCAACGCGAGCCGCACCCGCGCGACACGTACAAGATCGCGGTGTACTTCGCCGACGGCGCGGTCAACATGTATCAGATGCGGCAGTGGTACCGCCCGCTGGCACAGCTGGCTGAACGCTGGCCGGTGGTCGTGCTCTCGCGCAGCGCGACCGGCGCCGAGCAGCTGATCGCTGAGGACGGGCCGCCGGTCGCGTTCGTGCCGACGGTGCGCAACCTCGAGAAGTTCATCGCGAAGCAAGACATCCGGATCGTCTTGTATGTGAACCAGAACACCCGCAACTTCCAGATGTTCCGGTACGGCCGCCGCTGGCACGTGTTCATCAACCACGGTGAGTCCGACAAGATGTACATGACCACCAACCAGTACAAGGCGTACGACTACGCCCTGGTCGCCGGTCAGGCCGCCCGCGACCGGCTCAGCCGCACCCTGTGGGACTACGACATCGACCGGCGCACGATCGAGATCGGCCGTCCGCAGGCCGATCACTACTCCGGCACCCTTCCCTATACCCCGGACGAGCGCACGGTCGTGCTATATGCGCCGACCTGGGAGGGCGATCGCCCTTCTGCGCACTACGGATCGATCGCCACTCACGGCGAGACGCTCGTTCGCGGGCTGCTGGCAACGGGCCGGCACCGCCTGATCTACCGGCCGCACCCGCGTAGCGGTGTGGTCGACGATGCGTACGGTGCGGCGCACCAGCGCATTCTCACCGCGATCGCCGAGGCAAACGCGACCGACGCGACCGCTCACCACATCTACGACGACGGTCCCGAGCTGGGCTGGCAGCTCGCCGCTGCCGATGTCGCGATCGTCGACATCTCGGCGATGGTCTATGACCGACTCGCCTCGGGTAAGCCGTTGCTGATTACCCGCCCTGACGATGAGCGCGCTTCGATCGACACCAAGGGCTATCTGTCGGCGTGTGAATGGCTGACGGTCGATGGCGCCGGCGACATCGTCGCCGAGGTCGATCGTGTGCGCGGCGACGAGGCGGCGATCGAGCGTCTGGACACCTGGGTCACGCACTACTTCGGTGACACCACGCCGGGGGCGGCGACGGCTAAGTTCCATGCCGCCATCGAGCAGCTGATGCAGAAGTGGGATCACTGGCACGCGCGTGACAACATGCCGGCCGCGGAAGCATCGGAACACGACACCGCAGATCTCGACGAGGACGCGGTCTGA
- a CDS encoding biotin--[acetyl-CoA-carboxylase] ligase — MNLQRASGIAGRLLVLPECGSTNAELRGRASDATAWPHLSVLVTDSQTAGRGRLDRTWDTPPGAALAISVLLRDLPESVDARGWLPLAGGVAMTDAVAAQLPGHEVGLKWPNDVLVDGRKICGILAEVVGDAVIVGAGVNTAMTHAQLPVPTATSFACQDAVADADRLVADYLNRLDAIVRELSRAGDAIRSGLHAEATARCITLGRAVNVSLPDGTSMHGRAVRLADDGRLVVAEESTEAGCAESERAVSSGDVVHARLA; from the coding sequence ATGAACCTGCAACGCGCCTCGGGGATCGCCGGTCGTCTGCTGGTACTGCCCGAGTGCGGCTCGACGAACGCCGAGTTGCGTGGGCGCGCGTCGGATGCCACCGCCTGGCCGCATCTGTCGGTGCTGGTCACCGACTCACAGACCGCGGGGCGGGGGCGGCTCGACCGCACCTGGGACACGCCTCCCGGAGCCGCGCTGGCAATCTCGGTGCTGCTGCGCGACCTGCCGGAGAGTGTCGACGCGCGCGGATGGCTGCCTTTGGCCGGTGGGGTGGCGATGACGGATGCCGTCGCCGCACAGCTGCCCGGCCATGAAGTGGGCCTGAAATGGCCCAACGACGTGCTCGTCGACGGCCGCAAGATCTGTGGCATCCTCGCCGAGGTCGTCGGTGACGCGGTGATCGTCGGTGCTGGGGTGAACACCGCGATGACACACGCGCAGCTGCCGGTTCCAACGGCGACGTCGTTCGCCTGCCAGGATGCCGTTGCGGATGCCGATCGGCTGGTGGCCGACTATCTGAACCGGCTCGACGCGATCGTGCGCGAGCTGAGCAGAGCGGGCGACGCGATCCGATCGGGTCTGCACGCCGAGGCGACCGCGCGGTGCATCACGCTGGGACGCGCGGTGAACGTATCGCTGCCGGACGGCACATCGATGCACGGACGCGCGGTGCGCCTGGCCGACGACGGCAGACTCGTCGTCGCCGAGGAATCCACCGAGGCGGGCTGTGCAGAGAGCGAACGTGCGGTGTCGTCGGGCGATGTCGTGCACGCGCGGCTGGCCTGA
- a CDS encoding PH domain-containing protein gives MTQPVMLGGRPMMPPPGAPAEELIVARFRGHARRLFWSALVLIAVFGATAYLYGNLPSPYENWMLLAAAGLLVLLLVVAPYLRWLSRTYTITTRRVIVRDGLGARSRQELSHTRGYSIAVRRGLLQRLWGAGTVVLSNGVDAPLRLVNVPSVNLVHEALADQVEVNQILAHRDAEPGTF, from the coding sequence ATGACTCAGCCGGTGATGCTCGGAGGGCGTCCGATGATGCCCCCGCCTGGCGCGCCCGCCGAGGAACTGATCGTCGCGCGCTTCCGTGGCCATGCCCGGCGGCTGTTCTGGTCGGCACTCGTGCTGATCGCCGTGTTCGGCGCGACAGCCTACTTGTATGGCAACCTGCCCTCTCCGTATGAGAACTGGATGCTGCTCGCCGCGGCAGGCCTGCTGGTGCTGCTTCTCGTCGTCGCGCCGTATTTGCGCTGGCTGTCACGTACGTACACGATCACCACCCGGCGAGTGATCGTCCGCGACGGGCTCGGCGCGCGCAGCCGTCAGGAGCTCTCGCACACGCGCGGCTATTCGATCGCCGTGCGCCGCGGACTTCTGCAGCGTCTGTGGGGCGCCGGCACGGTCGTCCTCAGCAACGGCGTCGACGCACCGTTGCGCCTGGTGAACGTCCCCAGCGTCAATCTCGTGCATGAGGCACTGGCTGATCAGGTCGAGGTCAACCAGATCCTCGCCCACCGCGACGCGGAGCCCGGAACGTTCTGA
- a CDS encoding 5-(carboxyamino)imidazole ribonucleotide synthase has product MSVRVGVIGGGQLARMMIAPAVELGLDVRVLAEDEGMSAALAATAVGDYRDLDAVRAFARDVDVITFDHEHVPQQVLRALVADGVQVHPGPDALQYAQDKLVMRARLAELGVPQPDWAAVHDARELQAFINDHGGRAVVKTPRGGYDGKGVRVVRAGLEAADWFEQVPEGEALLAEEMVSFTRELAQQIARRPSGDVVAYPVVETVQRGGVCAEVIAPAPNATERLAEVAEQIGRQIAEGIGVTGMLAVELFETDDERILVNELAMRPHNSGHWSQDGAVTGQFEQHLRAVADLPLGSTAPRAPWTVMVNILGGPAEGTLTSCFAPAMEQHPEAKIHTYGKAPRPGRKVGHINVAGADLDDVVYTARAAAVHFE; this is encoded by the coding sequence ATGTCGGTGCGCGTAGGTGTGATCGGTGGTGGACAGCTCGCCAGGATGATGATTGCTCCGGCGGTCGAACTCGGACTCGACGTGCGTGTGCTCGCCGAGGACGAGGGGATGTCGGCCGCGCTGGCAGCGACGGCCGTCGGTGACTATCGCGACCTGGACGCGGTGCGCGCCTTCGCGCGTGACGTCGACGTCATCACCTTCGACCACGAGCACGTGCCCCAGCAGGTGCTGCGCGCCCTCGTCGCCGACGGTGTGCAGGTGCACCCGGGGCCCGATGCGTTGCAGTACGCGCAGGACAAGCTCGTGATGCGTGCCCGCCTCGCCGAGCTCGGTGTGCCGCAGCCGGACTGGGCCGCGGTGCACGATGCTCGCGAACTGCAGGCGTTCATCAACGATCACGGCGGCCGAGCCGTCGTGAAGACTCCGCGGGGCGGGTACGACGGCAAAGGTGTACGCGTCGTACGCGCGGGCCTCGAGGCCGCCGATTGGTTCGAGCAGGTGCCGGAGGGGGAGGCGCTGCTGGCCGAGGAGATGGTGTCGTTCACCCGTGAACTCGCGCAGCAGATCGCGCGGCGCCCGAGCGGCGACGTGGTCGCGTACCCCGTCGTCGAGACGGTGCAGCGCGGCGGCGTGTGCGCAGAGGTCATCGCCCCCGCGCCGAACGCTACGGAGCGTCTGGCCGAGGTCGCCGAGCAGATCGGACGGCAGATCGCCGAGGGAATCGGCGTCACAGGCATGCTGGCTGTCGAACTGTTCGAGACCGACGATGAGCGCATTCTGGTCAACGAACTGGCCATGCGTCCCCACAACAGCGGACACTGGAGCCAGGACGGTGCCGTGACGGGCCAGTTCGAGCAGCACCTGCGGGCCGTCGCCGATCTGCCGCTGGGCAGCACCGCACCTCGAGCACCCTGGACCGTGATGGTGAACATCCTCGGCGGACCCGCCGAGGGCACGCTCACCTCGTGCTTCGCACCGGCGATGGAGCAGCACCCCGAGGCCAAGATCCACACCTACGGCAAGGCGCCGCGTCCGGGACGAAAAGTCGGCCACATCAACGTCGCCGGCGCTGATCTCGATGACGTCGTCTACACCGCCCGCGCCGCCGCAGTGCATTTCGAGTGA
- the purE gene encoding 5-(carboxyamino)imidazole ribonucleotide mutase yields the protein MGSDSDWRVMSDASQALTDFGIPHEVEVVSAHRTPDKLMSYGREARSRGIRVIIAGAGGAAHLPGMIASVTALPVVGVPVPLAYLDGMDSLLSIVQMPAGIPVATVSIGGARNAGLLAARILGTSDPELADRVEAYARELEGQVEQKNQRLKDSL from the coding sequence ATGGGTTCCGATTCCGACTGGCGGGTGATGAGTGACGCGTCCCAGGCGCTCACCGACTTCGGCATCCCGCACGAGGTCGAGGTCGTCTCGGCCCACCGCACACCCGACAAGCTGATGAGCTATGGCCGGGAAGCGCGCAGCCGTGGCATCCGCGTCATCATCGCCGGCGCCGGAGGAGCCGCTCATCTGCCGGGCATGATCGCCTCGGTGACCGCGCTGCCCGTCGTGGGTGTGCCCGTGCCGCTGGCGTACTTGGACGGCATGGACTCGCTGCTGTCGATCGTGCAGATGCCGGCCGGAATCCCCGTCGCGACCGTGTCGATCGGCGGGGCGCGAAACGCAGGGCTCCTCGCCGCACGGATCCTGGGCACGTCCGATCCGGAACTCGCCGACCGCGTAGAGGCGTACGCACGTGAACTCGAAGGCCAGGTGGAGCAGAAGAACCAGCGGTTGAAGGACTCGCTGTGA
- a CDS encoding LCP family protein, whose product MTLAAPRASDQGARPLIETRPLLNPDASDADLMGRRAWWLVVLNVLIPGSAQVLAGNRRLGRFGLGATLFGWFLLLVAAGLGLFARPALVWLFAGPLAWFMLTLVQVLLLAYVVLWVVLTIDTLRQVRLVKVPPISRWAIPLASVLVLALVASATVYASSAVASGRGALTTLFGSGGPSLPPSDGYYNILLLGADSGDGRDSMRFDSISVVSVNADTGAVTMTGIPRELAGAPFSEGSPMRELYPDGFEGHSDQACGWEPWMNHIRNAAEVCRDDKGTGLYPDAATHGSAPGIEATKDAAEGVLGIEIPYYVFVDMDGFAALIDALGGVDITVIERLPKGGGPAYPNQPAADWAIGWIEAGDQHMDGDTAQWYARSRYTTSDYDRMRRQRELQVAILQQFTPQTVVTRFNEIAAAGTQLMETDLPQDKLPEFFDLMMKAKEQPVTEIELVPDNGIVEGDPDFDLIRQMVRDALHPPETDAPAE is encoded by the coding sequence GTGACATTGGCAGCACCGCGTGCCTCCGATCAGGGCGCACGCCCGCTGATCGAGACGCGGCCGCTGCTCAACCCCGATGCCTCTGATGCCGACCTGATGGGTCGGCGTGCCTGGTGGCTGGTCGTCCTGAACGTACTTATCCCGGGCTCGGCGCAGGTGCTCGCCGGCAACCGCAGGCTCGGCCGCTTCGGACTCGGTGCGACCCTGTTCGGCTGGTTCCTGCTGCTGGTCGCCGCGGGCCTTGGTCTGTTCGCCCGGCCCGCGCTGGTCTGGCTCTTCGCCGGACCGCTCGCGTGGTTCATGCTGACGCTCGTGCAGGTGTTGCTGCTGGCTTATGTGGTGCTGTGGGTCGTGCTGACGATCGACACCCTGCGGCAGGTGCGCCTGGTCAAGGTGCCACCGATCTCGCGGTGGGCGATTCCGCTGGCATCCGTTCTCGTACTGGCCCTGGTGGCGTCGGCGACGGTGTATGCCTCGTCGGCGGTGGCGTCGGGGCGCGGGGCTCTGACGACGCTGTTCGGCAGCGGCGGGCCCAGCCTGCCGCCCAGCGACGGCTACTACAACATCCTGCTACTCGGCGCCGACAGCGGCGACGGGCGCGACTCGATGCGCTTCGACAGTATCTCGGTCGTCTCGGTCAACGCCGACACCGGTGCCGTCACGATGACGGGCATCCCACGCGAGCTCGCCGGTGCGCCGTTCAGCGAGGGCAGCCCCATGCGTGAGCTGTACCCGGATGGTTTCGAAGGGCATTCGGACCAGGCCTGCGGCTGGGAGCCGTGGATGAACCACATCCGCAATGCCGCCGAGGTCTGTCGGGACGATAAGGGAACGGGGCTGTATCCCGATGCGGCGACGCACGGGTCCGCTCCCGGTATCGAGGCGACGAAGGACGCTGCCGAGGGTGTGCTCGGCATCGAGATTCCGTACTACGTCTTCGTCGACATGGATGGTTTCGCAGCGCTCATCGATGCGCTGGGTGGGGTTGACATCACTGTCATCGAGCGGCTGCCCAAGGGGGGCGGGCCGGCTTACCCGAACCAGCCCGCCGCGGACTGGGCGATCGGGTGGATCGAGGCAGGCGATCAGCACATGGACGGTGACACGGCGCAGTGGTACGCCCGTTCGCGGTACACCACCAGCGACTACGACCGCATGAGGCGTCAGCGCGAGCTGCAGGTCGCCATCCTGCAACAGTTCACCCCGCAGACGGTGGTGACACGGTTCAACGAGATCGCGGCCGCGGGCACGCAGCTGATGGAGACCGACCTTCCGCAGGACAAGCTGCCCGAGTTCTTCGACCTGATGATGAAGGCGAAGGAGCAGCCCGTCACCGAGATCGAGCTCGTGCCCGACAACGGCATCGTCGAGGGCGACCCCGACTTCGATTTGATTCGTCAGATGGTGCGCGATGCCCTTCATCCGCCAGAAACGGACGCGCCTGCCGAGTGA
- a CDS encoding glycosyltransferase gives MSVQLRVVLDQTVQVVDADQARAALALTVGLVQTAPRGCAVSAIVPSGTDLQMPGVQDVRMLALGRRELAGAWQLGITPGVGGGLIHSPSLMAPLVRHDRLHDNDQTTVTLWDLDAWEAPHVLSKSVVGWHKAMLKRAVKHADAVVVPSHTMAERVAGLGRLSDRIRVIAGAAPQGFAEPADAAQRRDDLQLPERYVVVTGDVESMTGGLSAAARADIDVVVLDAADGTEPQIADAAAAAGLAERRAHIRGRLDDADRASVLAGAAAVVATSTSTAWPWRAVEAMALGVPVVAVDSGTHLDVIADGGLVVPADEITDALEDALGAGEKRQRVLAADRARAFSWASSAERVWGLHADL, from the coding sequence ATGAGTGTGCAGTTGCGGGTTGTTCTCGATCAGACGGTGCAGGTCGTCGACGCCGATCAGGCGCGTGCGGCGCTGGCACTGACCGTCGGATTGGTGCAGACAGCGCCGCGCGGTTGCGCCGTATCGGCGATCGTGCCGAGCGGCACCGACCTGCAGATGCCCGGCGTGCAGGACGTGCGGATGCTGGCGCTCGGGCGCCGTGAACTGGCCGGCGCGTGGCAACTGGGAATCACCCCCGGCGTCGGAGGTGGGCTCATCCATTCCCCGAGTCTGATGGCGCCGCTGGTGCGTCACGACCGGCTGCACGACAACGACCAGACCACCGTCACGCTGTGGGACCTGGATGCGTGGGAGGCGCCGCACGTGCTGTCGAAGTCTGTGGTCGGCTGGCACAAGGCGATGCTCAAACGGGCGGTGAAGCACGCGGACGCCGTCGTTGTGCCCTCGCACACGATGGCCGAGCGCGTCGCGGGCCTGGGGCGGTTGTCGGACCGCATCCGGGTCATCGCCGGCGCTGCTCCGCAGGGTTTCGCGGAGCCGGCCGATGCGGCGCAGCGCCGCGACGATCTGCAACTGCCCGAACGCTACGTGGTCGTGACGGGTGATGTCGAATCGATGACTGGCGGACTATCCGCAGCCGCGCGAGCCGATATCGACGTCGTGGTGCTCGATGCTGCCGACGGGACCGAGCCGCAGATCGCGGATGCGGCTGCAGCTGCCGGGTTGGCCGAACGGCGCGCGCACATCCGCGGACGCCTCGACGACGCCGACCGGGCATCTGTTCTCGCCGGAGCGGCCGCTGTGGTCGCCACCTCCACCTCGACGGCGTGGCCGTGGCGTGCGGTCGAGGCGATGGCACTGGGCGTGCCCGTTGTCGCCGTCGACTCGGGGACTCACCTCGACGTCATCGCCGACGGCGGACTGGTGGTGCCGGCGGATGAGATCACGGATGCCCTCGAAGATGCGCTCGGCGCGGGGGAGAAGCGGCAGCGGGTACTCGCCGCCGACCGTGCACGTGCGTTCTCGTGGGCGAGCTCCGCTGAGCGGGTGTGGGGGCTGCACGCCGACCTCTGA
- a CDS encoding cell wall-binding repeat-containing protein: MASPGIRSARATLSVRWAVTLLTILGLVIGTAAPVSAASVPVAAPAPAAAGLAAGPVKTSLVGWNAGNIISDAVFTNEATMTESQIQSFFNSKVSTCRGGSDQYGPIICLKDFRIDSVSMPADKYCKGYTGARNESAARIIYRVSQACDINPQVLIVMLQKEQGLVTHTWPSKWRYDIALGQGCPDTAPCDPKFVGFFHQIYGAARQMQLYMEGRYFTWYAPGKTWNIQYNPNKSCGSSPVRVENKATSALYYYTPYQPNAAAMKAGYGTGDSCSAYGNRNFYNYFTDWFGPAKAAVPGAPSGIRASAGDRQATVSWAAPGATGGAPITAYTVTAQPGGKTVSTTGATTATMTGLANGTAYKFTVRATNIAGTSAASSASAAVTPQSPALTRQGGASRYETAVAVSKAAFPTAGVPVAYVANGQDFPDALAGAAAAGVLGGPVLLTRPDALPAEVVAELKRLAPQRVVILGEAGVVSTAVEQQVRAIAASVTRQGGASRYETAVAVSKAAFPTAGVPVAYVSSGRDFPDALAGAAAAGVLGGPVLLTRPDALPAEVVAELKRLAPQRVVILGEAGVVSTAVEQQVRAIAASVTRQGGASRYETAVAVSKAAFPTAGVPVAYVSSGRDFPDALAGAAAAGVLGGPVLLTRPDALPAEVVAELKRLAPQRVVILGEAGVVSTAVERQLSALM; the protein is encoded by the coding sequence ATGGCTTCACCTGGCATCCGCAGCGCGCGCGCGACTCTATCAGTGCGCTGGGCGGTGACGCTGCTGACGATTCTCGGTCTTGTCATCGGCACCGCGGCGCCCGTTTCGGCAGCATCCGTGCCGGTGGCTGCGCCGGCCCCGGCGGCGGCCGGTCTGGCAGCTGGACCGGTGAAGACGTCTCTTGTGGGCTGGAACGCCGGGAACATCATCAGCGATGCGGTCTTCACCAACGAAGCAACCATGACCGAATCGCAGATCCAGTCGTTCTTCAACTCGAAGGTGTCGACCTGCCGTGGCGGCAGCGATCAGTACGGGCCGATCATCTGCTTGAAGGACTTCCGCATCGATTCCGTTTCGATGCCGGCCGACAAGTACTGCAAGGGCTATACGGGGGCGAGGAACGAGAGCGCGGCCCGCATCATCTACCGGGTGTCGCAGGCATGTGACATCAACCCCCAGGTGCTCATCGTCATGCTGCAGAAAGAGCAGGGGCTGGTCACCCACACGTGGCCCAGCAAGTGGCGCTACGACATCGCCCTCGGGCAGGGGTGCCCAGACACCGCACCGTGTGATCCGAAGTTCGTCGGCTTCTTCCACCAGATCTACGGCGCTGCCCGCCAGATGCAGCTCTACATGGAGGGGCGCTACTTCACCTGGTATGCGCCGGGTAAGACGTGGAACATCCAGTACAACCCAAACAAGTCGTGCGGTTCCTCGCCCGTTCGAGTCGAGAATAAGGCGACGTCGGCGCTGTACTACTACACGCCTTACCAGCCGAACGCCGCAGCGATGAAGGCGGGCTACGGCACCGGTGACTCGTGCTCGGCGTACGGCAACCGCAACTTCTACAATTACTTCACTGACTGGTTCGGGCCCGCGAAAGCGGCCGTGCCCGGAGCGCCATCTGGCATCAGAGCTTCCGCGGGGGATCGCCAGGCGACAGTCTCCTGGGCGGCACCCGGTGCCACGGGCGGCGCTCCGATCACTGCGTACACGGTCACGGCGCAGCCGGGTGGCAAGACTGTGAGCACGACCGGTGCGACCACGGCAACGATGACGGGCCTGGCGAACGGCACTGCGTACAAGTTCACCGTGAGGGCGACGAACATCGCCGGAACCTCGGCGGCGTCGAGCGCATCCGCTGCTGTCACGCCGCAGTCACCGGCCCTCACTCGTCAGGGTGGTGCGTCGCGCTATGAGACGGCGGTGGCTGTGTCGAAGGCGGCCTTCCCGACTGCGGGTGTCCCTGTGGCGTACGTGGCGAACGGTCAGGACTTCCCGGATGCTCTGGCGGGTGCGGCAGCGGCGGGTGTGCTGGGTGGTCCGGTGCTGTTGACGAGGCCGGATGCCCTGCCTGCTGAGGTGGTCGCGGAGTTGAAGCGGTTGGCTCCGCAGCGCGTGGTGATCCTAGGGGAAGCGGGTGTGGTCTCGACGGCTGTCGAGCAGCAGGTGCGCGCGATCGCGGCATCGGTGACGCGTCAGGGTGGTGCGTCGCGCTATGAGACGGCGGTGGCTGTGTCGAAGGCGGCGTTCCCGACTGCGGGCGTTCCGGTGGCGTATGTCTCCAGCGGACGGGACTTCCCGGATGCTCTGGCGGGTGCGGCAGCGGCGGGTGTGCTGGGTGGTCCGGTGCTGTTGACGAGGCCGGATGCCCTGCCTGCTGAGGTGGTCGCGGAGTTGAAGCGGTTGGCTCCGCAGCGCGTGGTGATCCTCGGGGAAGCGGGTGTGGTCTCGACGGCTGTCGAGCAGCAGGTGCGCGCGATCGCGGCATCGGTGACGCGTCAGGGTGGTGCGTCGCGCTATGAGACGGCGGTGGCTGTGTCGAAGGCGGCGTTCCCGACTGCGGGCGTTCCGGTGGCGTATGTCTCCAGCGGACGGGACTTCCCGGATGCTCTGGCGGGTGCGGCAGCGGCGGGTGTGCTGGGTGGTCCGGTGCTGTTGACGAGGCCGGATGCCCTGCCTGCTGAGGTGGTCGCGGAGTTGAAGCGGTTGGCTCCGCAGCGCGTGGTGATCCTCGGGGAAGCGGGTGTGGTCTCGACGGCCGTGGAGCGGCAGCTCAGCGCCCTCATGTAG